A single region of the Terriglobia bacterium genome encodes:
- a CDS encoding LytTR family DNA-binding domain-containing protein, whose protein sequence is MQIESVLVDDEPLAREELMFLLEANPDVKVVGQAKNGLEAVDLVKKTKPQLLFLDIQMPGLDGLQTIDRLIAKKIPLPKVIFVTAYDHYALKAFDLNAVDYVLKPIDKQRLDKAIAKAKQQINNTAFMEDQFKNLLNMVQAQPEQRFKLLVKSGNRMLLVDSTDMIFANVEDGVISVVTNELVGTSNYRTLEDLQANLDPKVFWRVHRAYIANINKIKEVIPWFNRSLQLKMTDRKETEIPVSRTQTKKLREFLKL, encoded by the coding sequence ATGCAGATTGAATCAGTCTTGGTGGACGACGAACCTCTTGCCCGAGAGGAGCTCATGTTTCTTCTCGAGGCGAATCCCGACGTCAAGGTGGTGGGTCAGGCGAAGAACGGGCTGGAAGCGGTCGACCTGGTGAAAAAGACCAAGCCCCAGCTGCTGTTCCTGGATATCCAGATGCCAGGGCTGGATGGCCTTCAGACGATCGATCGCCTGATCGCGAAGAAGATCCCTCTGCCCAAGGTCATTTTTGTCACCGCCTATGACCATTATGCCCTCAAGGCATTTGATCTGAATGCTGTTGATTATGTTCTGAAGCCGATCGATAAACAGCGCCTCGATAAAGCCATCGCCAAGGCCAAACAGCAGATCAACAACACGGCCTTCATGGAGGATCAGTTCAAGAACCTGCTCAATATGGTTCAGGCGCAGCCGGAGCAGCGGTTTAAGTTGTTAGTGAAGTCGGGGAACCGGATGCTGCTCGTGGATTCTACGGATATGATCTTTGCAAATGTCGAGGACGGTGTGATTTCAGTCGTGACGAACGAGCTTGTGGGAACTTCGAACTACCGGACTCTTGAGGATCTTCAGGCAAACCTTGATCCCAAGGTCTTTTGGAGGGTCCACCGGGCCTATATCGCCAACATTAACAAGATTAAAGAAGTAATCCCGTGGTTCAACCGGTCACTGCAACTGAAGATGACCGACAGGAAAGAAACTGAAATCCCCGTCAGTCGCACGCAGACCAAGAAGCTGAGGGAATTCTTGAAGTTATAG
- a CDS encoding histidine kinase has product MHQTPSFSQNEFILLNLLLKMAVIASLASVLARSKTFLDLLFVEKKNFRQKMHFVFLLGLPLGVGVAARLLLGYAAADVSLECCFLVGLLGGSVTGGVTGGVLGLLPLFRKEWLAPLILSLAGLVGGALRALCRNKEDIWHFSPFFDLNIYRSMKNALTFRNIDWQFILLLASLMIEVLRISLARLVHPNSVWLYSASSPNPWILFCILISTPMAIGIALKVWNSRRIEVKLEEQERLVMNARLEALSSQINPHFLFNTLNSIASLIRTRPELARGMVLKLSNLLRKLLKTHDNFVTLEEELESIDDYLDIEVTRFGHDKLRIEKSVDPDTVSAVVPSMILQPIIENSIKHGLAPKVEGGTVSIRAYREDGHVVIKISDDGIGIPEDQLETVYTEGIGISNVNERLKVVYGSEYQLQLKSENGRGTQTLIRIPELEAASPAK; this is encoded by the coding sequence ATGCACCAGACCCCATCGTTCTCACAAAACGAGTTCATCCTCCTGAACCTGCTGTTAAAGATGGCGGTCATCGCCTCCCTGGCCAGCGTCCTGGCTCGCTCCAAGACCTTTCTCGACCTCCTCTTCGTCGAAAAGAAGAACTTTCGCCAGAAAATGCATTTTGTCTTCCTGCTGGGGTTGCCGTTGGGGGTGGGAGTGGCGGCCCGGCTGTTGCTCGGGTATGCCGCGGCCGATGTGAGCCTGGAATGTTGCTTTCTCGTTGGGCTCCTGGGCGGGTCGGTCACGGGGGGAGTCACCGGCGGTGTCCTGGGGCTGCTCCCGCTCTTCCGCAAGGAATGGCTGGCTCCACTGATTCTCTCCTTGGCAGGGCTGGTGGGGGGCGCCCTGCGGGCGTTGTGCAGGAACAAAGAGGATATCTGGCATTTCTCTCCCTTTTTTGATTTGAACATTTATCGCTCCATGAAGAATGCATTGACGTTTCGAAATATCGACTGGCAGTTTATTCTATTGCTGGCGAGTCTTATGATTGAGGTGTTGCGAATCAGCCTGGCGCGCCTGGTTCATCCGAATTCGGTGTGGCTCTACAGTGCCTCCAGTCCCAATCCATGGATCCTGTTCTGTATCCTGATCTCCACTCCCATGGCCATCGGGATCGCCCTGAAGGTGTGGAACAGTCGCCGGATTGAGGTCAAACTGGAGGAACAGGAGCGGCTGGTCATGAACGCCCGCTTGGAGGCGCTCTCCAGTCAGATCAATCCGCACTTCCTGTTCAACACCCTGAATTCGATCGCTTCGCTGATTCGTACGCGCCCTGAACTCGCCCGTGGGATGGTTTTGAAGCTCTCCAACTTGCTTCGGAAACTGCTTAAGACGCACGATAACTTTGTGACGCTGGAAGAAGAGCTGGAGTCGATTGATGATTACCTCGACATTGAGGTCACCCGGTTCGGACACGACAAGCTGCGTATCGAGAAATCCGTGGATCCAGACACTGTCTCGGCCGTCGTGCCCAGCATGATTCTTCAACCGATCATTGAAAACTCCATCAAGCACGGGCTGGCTCCCAAAGTCGAAGGAGGAACGGTCAGTATCCGGGCGTACCGCGAGGACGGGCATGTCGTCATCAAGATTTCTGATGATGGGATCGGAATTCCGGAGGACCAACTGGAAACGGTTTACACTGAAGGGATCGGCATTTCCAATGTGAATGAACGTCTCAAGGTGGTGTATGGAAGCGAGTACCAACTGCAATTGAAGAGTGAAAACGGCCGGGGCACGCAGACGCTCATCCGCATCCCGGAACTGGAAGCGGCAAGTCCGGCAAAATGA
- the ribA gene encoding GTP cyclohydrolase II, translated as MKTRKVAEAKLPTRLGRFRILGFESSGGAESAVALIIGQPQRVRAPLVRIHSQCLTGDVLGSLRCDCGWQLKTALKLIAREQCGVLIYHLQEGRGIGLLNKLLAYELQDQGSDTVEANQQLGFAADVRDYDICIDILKLLSIKQVRLLSNNPEKIAALERNSISVVERVPLLMKPSKMTRRYLAVKKKKMGHLLEGIT; from the coding sequence ATCAAGACGCGCAAGGTCGCGGAGGCCAAGCTTCCGACCCGATTGGGACGATTTCGAATCCTGGGGTTTGAATCGTCGGGAGGCGCGGAATCCGCAGTGGCCCTGATCATCGGACAGCCGCAGCGGGTCCGGGCTCCTCTGGTGAGGATTCATTCGCAGTGTTTGACAGGGGATGTTTTGGGATCGCTCCGCTGTGACTGCGGCTGGCAGTTGAAGACCGCGCTGAAACTTATCGCTCGGGAACAATGCGGTGTGTTGATCTATCATCTCCAGGAAGGGCGCGGCATTGGCCTGCTCAACAAGCTCCTTGCTTATGAACTCCAGGACCAAGGCAGCGACACCGTCGAGGCAAATCAACAGTTGGGGTTTGCGGCGGATGTACGGGATTATGATATTTGTATCGACATCCTCAAATTGTTGTCCATCAAGCAGGTCCGCCTGCTCTCCAACAATCCCGAGAAGATTGCCGCCCTGGAAAGGAACTCCATCTCCGTGGTCGAACGGGTCCCCCTGCTTATGAAGCCATCGAAGATGACGCGGAGGTACCTGGCCGTAAAAAAGAAAAAGATGGGCCACCTGCTGGAGGGAATCACGTAG
- the rimI gene encoding ribosomal protein S18-alanine N-acetyltransferase yields the protein MSQRESKRSSLASSPEILLRPLQGRDVEQVKAIEMAWPLLSHWDIGVYYGVAGGRQNAQGLVAIEKESDVKEWVVGFLVYRVTPPDTEILNVAVDPACTRRRIGTQMLHHLELRAVREGVQNLFLEVRPSNAPARDFYLKEKFLEVGRRKDYYSNPTEDAILMKREIGS from the coding sequence ATGAGCCAGCGTGAGTCCAAGCGGTCATCATTGGCGTCTTCTCCGGAGATCCTCCTGCGACCTCTTCAAGGGCGGGATGTGGAACAGGTAAAGGCTATCGAAATGGCGTGGCCGCTGCTTTCGCACTGGGACATCGGGGTATATTACGGAGTGGCGGGAGGACGGCAGAATGCCCAAGGACTGGTGGCCATCGAGAAAGAGTCCGACGTGAAGGAGTGGGTGGTCGGATTCTTAGTTTACAGGGTCACCCCACCGGACACCGAGATCCTCAACGTTGCAGTGGACCCCGCTTGTACGCGACGCCGGATCGGTACCCAGATGTTGCATCATTTGGAATTGCGGGCGGTCCGAGAGGGGGTCCAAAACCTGTTTCTCGAAGTTCGTCCCTCCAACGCGCCCGCGCGGGATTTCTACCTGAAGGAAAAATTTCTGGAAGTCGGCCGGCGGAAGGATTATTACAGCAATCCCACCGAGGATGCTATCCTGATGAAACGTGAAATCGGGAGTTGA
- the tsaB gene encoding tRNA (adenosine(37)-N6)-threonylcarbamoyltransferase complex dimerization subunit type 1 TsaB encodes MLILSVDTASKAGSVAVLRDDVLLGCVETESTESHSVRLFAAVRFLTGQLKLRLNEFEAYAVTTGPGSFAGLRIGVATIKGLAEMNQKPVIPVSTLEAFAAAAAEVLPSPRIAALLDAHRSELYAGVYAMSNGELEAVEPDRLMKVESFFASQPKVPCQFAGPDVDKFSSHITPNAGSGWSFLRTSWYLAPQVARLAARKFERAEKVSSEQVSIHYIRRSDAEMMFKG; translated from the coding sequence ATGCTTATCTTGAGCGTGGACACGGCGAGCAAGGCCGGCAGCGTCGCCGTCCTCCGTGACGACGTGCTTCTCGGCTGTGTGGAGACTGAAAGCACGGAAAGTCACTCCGTTCGGCTGTTCGCGGCCGTCCGGTTTTTAACGGGACAGCTCAAATTGCGATTGAATGAGTTCGAGGCTTATGCGGTGACGACCGGTCCCGGGTCGTTTGCGGGGTTGCGCATCGGGGTCGCGACCATCAAAGGCCTGGCGGAAATGAATCAGAAGCCGGTCATCCCCGTTTCCACCCTCGAAGCCTTCGCGGCCGCGGCAGCCGAGGTTTTGCCGAGCCCTCGAATTGCTGCACTCCTGGATGCACATCGTTCCGAGTTGTACGCGGGAGTCTACGCGATGTCTAACGGAGAGTTGGAAGCGGTCGAGCCTGACCGGCTCATGAAGGTGGAGTCCTTCTTCGCGTCCCAACCCAAAGTCCCGTGTCAATTCGCAGGTCCTGACGTGGACAAGTTTTCATCGCACATCACGCCCAACGCGGGTTCCGGCTGGTCTTTTTTGAGGACCTCATGGTATCTTGCACCTCAGGTCGCCCGGCTCGCAGCGCGGAAATTTGAAAGGGCCGAGAAGGTATCAAGCGAGCAGGTGTCAATCCATTATATTCGGCGATCCGATGCGGAAATGATGTTTAAGGGATGA
- the mutS gene encoding DNA mismatch repair protein MutS — translation MDNLTPMMRQYSQIKQAHPNALLMFRLGDFYELFFEDAIIAARELQIVLTSRNREKGVQVPMCGVPYHAADNYIAKLIQKGYRVAICDQTEDPKLAKKLVRREVTRVITPGTVVDSSLLEPSQNNYLCSLCCGDQIVGLACADLSTGEFKITELSGDAWEQQLTDELEGLSPSEVLYPASATASLEPLLRLDHAHPAPTPLDDWIFTAEYAERVLTQHFGVMTLAGFGCENFPYAIRAAGAVIHYLRETQRAALSHLVSLSNYSPAEFLVLDQITQRNLELVDPQFPENKDATLLRTLDATSTPMGARLLRNWILHPLHDLETIKGRLQAVEELKHSTINREEIRNDLKTICDLERVLGRIALGTVMPRELIALKNSLFHLPVIKTFISNYGSPLIRDIHGRIDPLEDIRALVESQIKADPPPTLSEGGIIQDGVDEELDSLRHISINGKTYIAQLEARERARTHIGSLKVKYNQIFGYYIEVSKANRDSVPADYERKQTLVNAERFTTPELKEYEVKVLSAEERICELEKALYEKIRARIAAEAKRIRETAQALAELDVLGCFAYLANKHRYVSPTFNEEGELLVVAGRHPVIERLCEKQRLGEFIPNDLYLNSSTDQIIILTGPNMGGKSTYLRQAALLVVMAQMGSFVPAEKALLPLVDRIFTRIGASDNLARGRSTFMVEMTETAAILHSATPQSLIILDEVGRGTATFDGLSIAWATVEYLHQKLKSKTLFATHYHELTELGSLFPGVKNHHVSVRESGHQIVFLRKVEAGPADKSYGIEVARLAGLPLPVVERARAILHRHERREQDVSDDLLSQSLGMGNPKRMTQIPLFEFPGNGVLDALREVKTDELTPIEALNLLNDLVKKVRP, via the coding sequence ATGGACAACCTGACTCCCATGATGCGTCAATACTCGCAAATCAAGCAGGCTCACCCGAACGCCCTGCTGATGTTCCGCCTGGGGGACTTCTACGAGCTGTTTTTTGAAGACGCCATCATTGCCGCGCGCGAGCTACAGATTGTCCTGACATCCCGCAACCGGGAAAAAGGCGTCCAGGTTCCCATGTGCGGGGTGCCTTACCATGCCGCCGACAACTACATCGCGAAGCTGATCCAGAAGGGGTATCGAGTCGCTATCTGCGACCAGACCGAAGACCCCAAACTGGCAAAGAAACTGGTGCGCCGCGAGGTGACCCGTGTCATCACTCCCGGAACAGTGGTGGACTCCAGCCTCCTCGAACCCTCACAAAACAATTATCTCTGCTCTCTTTGCTGCGGTGACCAAATCGTGGGCCTGGCCTGCGCTGACCTTTCCACCGGCGAATTCAAGATTACCGAACTTTCGGGCGATGCGTGGGAGCAGCAACTCACCGATGAGCTCGAAGGATTGAGCCCGAGCGAAGTCTTATATCCAGCCAGCGCGACGGCTTCGCTGGAGCCGCTTTTGCGCCTGGATCATGCCCATCCCGCCCCCACGCCGCTGGATGACTGGATCTTCACAGCAGAGTACGCAGAACGGGTCCTGACTCAACATTTTGGTGTGATGACCCTGGCCGGGTTTGGCTGTGAGAATTTTCCTTATGCCATTCGCGCTGCGGGTGCCGTCATTCATTACCTCCGTGAAACGCAGCGGGCCGCCCTCTCCCATCTGGTATCGCTCTCCAATTACTCCCCGGCGGAGTTCCTGGTACTCGATCAGATCACCCAGCGGAACCTGGAATTGGTGGACCCTCAATTCCCGGAGAACAAGGATGCCACTCTCCTCCGAACGCTGGACGCCACTTCGACCCCGATGGGCGCCCGCCTTCTGCGAAACTGGATCCTGCACCCCTTACATGATCTCGAGACCATCAAAGGCCGTTTGCAGGCTGTGGAGGAACTGAAGCATTCGACCATCAATCGCGAAGAGATTCGGAATGACCTCAAGACCATCTGCGATTTGGAGCGGGTGCTGGGTCGAATCGCCCTGGGCACTGTCATGCCTCGGGAACTGATTGCCCTCAAGAACTCCTTGTTCCATCTCCCCGTGATCAAAACCTTCATTTCCAATTACGGGTCCCCGCTGATCCGCGACATCCACGGCCGCATCGATCCTCTCGAAGATATCCGGGCCCTGGTCGAATCACAGATCAAGGCGGATCCTCCCCCCACCCTTTCCGAGGGCGGGATCATTCAGGACGGGGTCGATGAGGAGCTTGACTCCCTACGCCACATCAGCATTAACGGAAAGACCTATATCGCCCAACTGGAGGCCCGCGAGCGGGCGCGAACCCATATCGGTTCATTGAAGGTCAAGTACAACCAGATTTTCGGCTATTACATCGAGGTGTCCAAAGCGAACCGGGACTCGGTTCCCGCCGACTACGAGCGGAAGCAGACGCTGGTCAATGCCGAACGGTTTACCACGCCGGAGCTGAAAGAATACGAGGTCAAGGTCCTGAGCGCGGAGGAGCGGATCTGCGAACTGGAAAAGGCGCTCTACGAAAAGATCCGCGCCCGGATTGCCGCCGAAGCGAAACGCATTCGCGAGACGGCCCAGGCCCTGGCCGAGTTGGACGTTCTGGGCTGCTTTGCGTACCTGGCGAACAAACACCGCTATGTCTCCCCCACTTTCAATGAGGAAGGCGAACTGCTGGTGGTGGCGGGACGTCATCCGGTGATCGAGCGCCTCTGTGAAAAGCAGCGGCTGGGTGAATTCATCCCCAACGACCTCTACCTCAATTCCTCCACGGATCAAATCATCATCCTGACAGGCCCCAACATGGGGGGCAAATCAACCTACCTTCGACAGGCGGCCCTCCTCGTTGTCATGGCGCAAATGGGCTCCTTCGTCCCGGCAGAAAAGGCCCTCCTTCCCCTCGTAGACCGCATCTTCACGCGCATTGGGGCCTCAGACAATCTGGCCCGGGGACGCTCCACGTTCATGGTGGAGATGACCGAAACAGCGGCCATTCTTCATTCGGCCACACCTCAGAGTCTGATTATTCTCGACGAGGTCGGGCGGGGCACGGCCACTTTCGACGGTCTCTCCATAGCCTGGGCGACCGTTGAATACCTTCACCAGAAGTTGAAGTCCAAGACCCTTTTCGCCACCCACTATCACGAATTGACGGAGCTGGGGTCTCTTTTCCCTGGGGTGAAGAACCATCACGTCTCGGTACGGGAATCCGGACATCAGATCGTGTTTTTGCGCAAGGTGGAAGCGGGTCCGGCGGACAAGAGCTACGGCATCGAGGTGGCGCGATTGGCGGGACTCCCGCTTCCGGTGGTGGAGCGGGCGCGAGCCATCCTGCACCGTCACGAGCGGCGGGAGCAGGATGTGAGCGACGATCTGCTGTCTCAATCGCTGGGTATGGGCAACCCCAAGAGGATGACTCAGATTCCTCTGTTTGAGTTCCCCGGCAACGGCGTCCTGGACGCTTTGCGCGAGGTGAAGACGGACGAACTTACGCCCATCGAGGCCCTGAATCTCCTGAATGACCTCGTGAAGAAAGTTCGTCCATGA
- a CDS encoding anhydro-N-acetylmuramic acid kinase translates to MRRIIGLMSGTSADGVDAAVVDVWGKGLSTRFRMAAFESIPYPKRTRQLILSFLNARGITVAEISQLNFLIGHLFAEAVLRCCRRHHIPLKSVDLVGSHGQTVYHQSVASSFGGRAMTSTLQLGEPAVIAERTRITTISDFRVRDVAAGGTGAPLVPYVDYLLLRSRSRNRVALNVGGIANLTLIPRNCRLSELRAFDTGPGNMMMDAAVAIRSRGKLNFDRHGALASRGRVIPSALQWLLKHPFYRRRPPKAAGREQFGIEYTEAALRRMRSARVEDVLATLVELTVRTILSALEKYAGPSGPIDELIVSGGGARNRFLMSRLQFLLPETRVMTSSEVGIDLDAKEAIAFALLANETWHHQPANVPSVTGAHHPVILGKITLA, encoded by the coding sequence ATGAGACGAATCATCGGGTTAATGTCTGGAACGTCGGCGGATGGTGTCGATGCGGCCGTGGTGGATGTGTGGGGGAAGGGTCTATCGACCCGGTTCCGGATGGCCGCCTTTGAATCCATCCCCTATCCCAAGCGGACCCGCCAGCTCATTCTCTCTTTCCTCAATGCCCGCGGGATCACAGTGGCCGAGATCAGCCAGTTGAATTTTCTGATTGGACACCTCTTCGCCGAGGCCGTCCTGCGCTGCTGCCGCCGTCATCACATTCCCCTGAAGTCCGTCGATCTGGTTGGATCCCACGGGCAGACGGTCTACCATCAATCCGTCGCTTCTTCCTTTGGCGGCCGCGCAATGACCTCCACCCTGCAATTGGGTGAACCCGCGGTCATCGCGGAACGGACCCGGATCACCACGATCTCCGATTTTCGGGTGCGCGACGTCGCCGCCGGAGGCACCGGGGCCCCGTTGGTTCCCTATGTTGATTATCTCCTGCTCCGGAGCCGGTCGCGGAATCGCGTCGCCTTGAATGTGGGCGGGATCGCCAATCTCACCCTGATTCCCCGAAATTGCCGGCTCTCCGAGCTGCGCGCTTTCGACACCGGCCCCGGGAACATGATGATGGATGCCGCCGTGGCGATCCGCTCCAGGGGCAAACTGAATTTCGATCGCCATGGCGCGCTCGCTTCGCGGGGACGGGTGATCCCCTCGGCGCTTCAGTGGCTCCTCAAACATCCGTTTTATCGGCGTCGCCCGCCCAAGGCAGCCGGCCGTGAGCAGTTCGGCATCGAATACACCGAAGCGGCTCTGCGGCGGATGCGATCCGCCCGGGTGGAGGATGTTCTGGCCACCCTGGTTGAGCTGACCGTCCGCACGATCCTCTCGGCGCTGGAAAAATATGCCGGACCCTCCGGCCCGATCGACGAATTGATTGTCTCCGGCGGCGGGGCCAGAAATCGTTTTCTGATGTCCCGATTACAGTTTCTCTTGCCGGAGACCAGGGTGATGACCTCGAGTGAGGTGGGGATTGACCTGGACGCCAAGGAGGCGATTGCTTTCGCCCTCCTGGCCAATGAAACCTGGCACCATCAGCCTGCCAATGTCCCTTCGGTCACGGGAGCCCACCATCCCGTCATCCTGGGAAAGATTACACTCGCATGA
- a CDS encoding ABC transporter substrate-binding protein, with protein sequence MNWRLPCPWSRFARARILLKPGLLWGFILLSALAGMYSCNHSAPDPHTLVFLLESSPVSLDPRVGTDAFSERLHQLLFNSLVRRDIHAELRPDLATDWETPDPLTYVFHLRPLVLFHNGQPLTSRDVRYTFESILDGRVNTVKRRQYQVISQIQTPDEHTIVFKLKEPNANFLWLLSLGEIGIVPRTAGPEFASHPIGSGPFRFESMREDENVILTPNPRYYDGPPRVGRVLFKIVPEAIVRALEMRSGSADIALNELTPDIVHALNSDKKLVVIEQPGTTYKYLAFNLQDPLLRNLKVRQAIAYAIDVPALIHYLWRGEGDPATGILPPNVWAYEPNVKQYSRDLSKARALLDEAGYPDPDGEGPLPRFTLTYKTSTEELSRSEAAVIQQQLREVGIKVEIRSFEFATFYSDIVRGNFQMYSLRWIGDNLNPDIFDAVFGSWNVPPDGKNRGHYNNPHVDQLIQWARIEPDRAVRRRYYSQIQSIVAEDLPYLSLWNIHNVCVSNRRVKNIHLFPSGDFDFLKEVTLEGE encoded by the coding sequence ATGAACTGGAGATTGCCCTGTCCCTGGTCACGTTTCGCCCGGGCGCGAATTCTTTTGAAGCCGGGCCTGCTGTGGGGATTCATTCTTTTGAGCGCGCTTGCCGGAATGTATTCATGCAATCATTCCGCTCCCGACCCGCATACCCTGGTTTTCCTGTTGGAATCCAGTCCTGTCAGCCTGGATCCTCGCGTGGGCACCGATGCCTTTTCAGAACGCCTGCACCAGCTCCTTTTTAATTCGCTGGTAAGGAGGGACATTCATGCAGAGCTCAGGCCCGACCTGGCGACTGACTGGGAAACACCCGATCCACTGACCTACGTGTTCCACCTTCGTCCCCTTGTGCTTTTCCACAACGGCCAGCCTTTGACGTCCCGCGACGTTCGCTACACCTTTGAAAGCATCCTCGACGGAAGGGTGAACACCGTCAAGCGGCGCCAGTACCAGGTCATCTCTCAGATTCAGACGCCGGACGAACACACCATCGTCTTCAAGCTCAAAGAACCCAATGCCAATTTTCTGTGGCTCCTCTCGCTGGGTGAAATCGGGATCGTGCCCCGGACGGCCGGGCCGGAATTTGCGAGTCATCCCATTGGCTCCGGTCCGTTCCGGTTTGAAAGCATGCGGGAGGATGAGAATGTTATCTTGACGCCCAATCCGAGGTATTACGATGGGCCGCCCCGAGTGGGGCGGGTCCTCTTCAAAATCGTCCCCGAGGCCATTGTCCGCGCCCTTGAGATGAGAAGCGGATCCGCCGATATCGCCTTGAACGAGCTGACGCCCGACATTGTGCACGCCCTGAACTCGGATAAGAAGTTAGTCGTGATCGAGCAGCCGGGAACCACCTATAAATATCTGGCCTTCAACCTGCAGGATCCCCTTTTGAGGAACCTCAAAGTGCGCCAGGCCATCGCCTATGCCATCGATGTCCCGGCGCTCATCCATTACCTGTGGCGCGGGGAGGGAGACCCGGCAACAGGCATCCTGCCGCCAAATGTCTGGGCCTATGAACCCAACGTGAAGCAGTACTCCCGGGATCTGTCGAAGGCCCGGGCCCTGCTGGACGAGGCCGGGTATCCCGATCCGGACGGCGAGGGGCCGTTGCCCCGCTTCACCCTGACTTACAAGACGTCCACGGAAGAGCTGTCGCGCTCCGAAGCCGCCGTCATTCAGCAGCAGCTCCGTGAAGTGGGGATCAAGGTCGAAATCCGGTCGTTCGAGTTCGCCACTTTTTACTCTGACATTGTCCGGGGAAATTTCCAGATGTATTCTTTGCGCTGGATCGGGGATAATTTGAATCCGGATATATTTGATGCCGTGTTCGGATCCTGGAATGTTCCTCCGGACGGGAAGAATCGCGGGCACTACAACAACCCCCACGTCGATCAACTGATCCAATGGGCCCGGATCGAGCCGGACCGCGCTGTGCGGAGAAGATACTATTCTCAGATCCAGTCCATCGTGGCTGAAGATCTACCCTATCTCAGCCTGTGGAACATCCACAATGTGTGCGTGTCAAACCGGAGGGTCAAGAATATCCATCTTTTCCCCTCTGGAGATTTTGACTTCTTGAAGGAAGTCACTCTTGAAGGGGAATGA
- a CDS encoding tetratricopeptide repeat protein codes for MKASNRTPGNLLRWVAIIVWATAALPGWAQPPAGPSRAAQGTRKSAPKPIDTLRKQAQQAMERKDCPSAIELLKRIVEIDPKDAVAWFDLGNCYAVTNARDAAIASFKTAIKVDPELVEAAANLGLLLTQTGQFSEALPHLLRALKKEPNNFSLHLAAGVCLFDLQRYAEAIGQYESAVALKPSDVEVLSQLALACLKNHNSSQAQRILEKILTLDPANEKAHLGLANLALESNHTAEAMKHLKAILALHPDNLEAREQVATLLLNQKEFAEAAAQLENLRAADPKRQSTAIKLAHAYAELNQPDKAIPLYLELLAQDPNNFDLHSNLGKLYLEKKDLDKAQTELRAALALKPRDLETAKNLASVFLLQEQYPAAANLLEQIVRLEGSSAGDYFFLALCYDKMQMVEPAYSHYQKFLELDQGRNDTQDFQARQRMRILEKRRKQ; via the coding sequence TTGAAGGCATCCAATCGCACCCCTGGAAACCTTCTCCGATGGGTCGCCATTATTGTGTGGGCGACGGCCGCGCTCCCGGGCTGGGCCCAGCCCCCCGCGGGTCCCTCCCGCGCCGCGCAGGGAACGCGAAAAAGCGCCCCCAAACCGATCGACACTCTTCGGAAACAAGCACAGCAGGCCATGGAACGCAAGGACTGTCCCTCGGCGATTGAGCTCTTGAAGAGGATTGTGGAGATCGATCCGAAGGACGCGGTCGCCTGGTTTGACCTGGGGAACTGCTATGCAGTGACCAACGCCCGCGACGCGGCGATTGCTAGTTTTAAAACTGCCATAAAAGTGGACCCGGAACTGGTCGAGGCCGCCGCCAACCTTGGTCTCTTGCTCACCCAGACAGGCCAATTCTCGGAAGCCCTGCCGCACCTTCTGCGGGCCCTTAAGAAAGAGCCTAACAATTTCAGCCTTCATCTCGCCGCAGGGGTGTGCCTTTTCGACCTCCAGCGTTACGCAGAGGCGATCGGCCAGTATGAGTCCGCCGTGGCATTGAAACCATCAGACGTTGAGGTCCTCTCCCAACTCGCCCTGGCCTGTCTCAAAAATCACAATTCAAGTCAAGCCCAGCGGATCCTCGAAAAGATCCTGACGCTGGATCCCGCCAACGAAAAAGCCCATCTCGGGTTGGCGAATCTTGCTCTCGAGTCCAACCATACCGCGGAGGCCATGAAACACCTGAAGGCAATCCTGGCCCTCCACCCCGACAACCTGGAAGCGCGCGAACAGGTTGCGACGTTGCTCCTGAACCAGAAAGAGTTCGCAGAAGCCGCAGCACAACTGGAGAACCTCCGGGCGGCTGACCCCAAACGCCAGTCGACGGCCATCAAACTGGCGCACGCGTACGCGGAGCTGAACCAGCCCGATAAGGCGATTCCCCTCTATTTGGAACTGCTCGCCCAGGATCCCAACAACTTTGATTTACACTCCAACCTGGGCAAGCTTTACCTGGAGAAGAAAGATCTGGACAAGGCGCAGACGGAGCTGCGTGCCGCCCTCGCCCTCAAACCCCGCGATCTGGAAACCGCCAAAAACCTCGCTTCTGTATTCCTGCTGCAAGAGCAATATCCTGCGGCCGCAAATCTGCTGGAACAAATTGTCCGACTGGAGGGATCCAGTGCGGGAGATTACTTCTTTTTAGCACTATGCTACGATAAAATGCAGATGGTTGAACCAGCTTATAGCCACTACCAGAAGTTCCTTGAACTGGACCAGGGAAGGAACGATACGCAGGATTTTCAAGCGCGACAGCGAATGAGAATCCTGGAGAAGCGGAGGAAGCAATGA